A region from the Variovorax paradoxus genome encodes:
- a CDS encoding nuclear transport factor 2 family protein: MNTLASSDAPALPNPSTPAEVVDEFLRLVMIPDPQSASRFTAPDIRIRFTGNRAMQAPGDTSAFNAKRYAWVKKKIERTEVVAGGTPDETVVYSLGTLYGAWPDGTAFEGNRYVDRYVVRRGLIAQMDVWNDSAEWLLVRAGLAVL, encoded by the coding sequence ATGAATACGCTTGCTTCGTCCGACGCGCCCGCATTGCCGAACCCTTCCACGCCCGCCGAAGTGGTCGACGAATTCCTTCGCCTGGTGATGATCCCCGACCCGCAATCGGCGTCGCGCTTCACCGCGCCCGACATCCGCATCCGCTTCACCGGCAACCGCGCAATGCAGGCGCCCGGCGACACCTCGGCCTTCAATGCGAAGCGCTATGCCTGGGTGAAGAAGAAGATCGAGCGCACCGAGGTCGTTGCCGGCGGCACGCCCGATGAAACCGTGGTCTACAGCCTTGGCACGCTGTACGGCGCATGGCCCGACGGCACGGCCTTCGAGGGCAACCGCTATGTCGACCGCTACGTGGTGCGCCGCGGGCTCATCGCGCAGATGGACGTGTGGAACGACAGCGCCGAATGGCTGCTGGTGCGCGCCGGGCTCGCGGTGCTGTGA
- a CDS encoding LPS-assembly lipoprotein LptE, whose product MNNRNAPLPRRGFLLGLAAAGASLGLAGCGFELRKAPVFAFKTLSVSGNSELINRLRREMRAAGTVTLVPPEQAQTADAILEILGENRDRIVISTNSAGLLRELQLQLRVRFSLRTPGGKMLLAPTEVSQTRDLSFNETNALAKEGEAELLYRDMQADIAQQLMRRLAAVKEL is encoded by the coding sequence ATGAACAATCGCAACGCCCCGCTGCCGCGCCGCGGCTTTCTCCTGGGTCTTGCCGCGGCGGGCGCCAGCCTGGGCCTGGCCGGCTGCGGATTCGAACTGCGCAAGGCGCCGGTGTTCGCGTTCAAGACGCTGTCGGTGTCGGGCAATTCGGAACTGATCAACCGGCTGCGGCGCGAAATGCGGGCCGCCGGCACGGTCACGCTGGTGCCGCCCGAGCAGGCCCAGACCGCCGACGCGATCCTCGAGATCCTCGGCGAGAACCGCGACCGCATCGTGATCTCGACCAATTCGGCGGGCCTGCTGCGCGAGCTGCAGCTGCAGCTGCGCGTTCGCTTCAGCCTGCGCACGCCGGGCGGCAAGATGCTGCTGGCGCCCACCGAGGTGTCGCAGACGCGCGACCTGAGCTTCAACGAAACCAACGCGCTCGCCAAGGAAGGCGAGGCCGAGCTGCTCTACCGCGACATGCAGGCCGACATCGCGCAGCAGCTGATGCGCCGCCTCGCGGCCGTCAAGGAACTCTAG
- a CDS encoding glutamate-5-semialdehyde dehydrogenase — protein MNAFNVSEHMQTLGLQAKTAAFLMARADAATKNRALKALAKRLREAGPGLAEANQKDLARATAAGLSAPMVDRLKLTPKVIETVALGCEQLAGMADVIGEIIGMKQQPSGIRVGQMRVPIGVFGMIYESRPNVTIEAASLAIKSGNAAILRGGSEAIESNKALALLVSGALAEAGLPVDAVQLVQTTDREAVGQLIAMPEFVDVIIPRGGKGLIERISRDAKVPVIKHLDGNCHVYVDDTAEFEMALRIVDNAKTQKYSPCNAAEGLLVSAAVAEDFLPRIAAIFAAKGVEMRCDPAAARILRADETLGSGARVVDAVESDWSEEYLAAVISIKVVEGVDEAIAHINRYSSHHTDAIVTRDHVHAQRFLREVDSASVMVNASTRFADGFEFGLGAEIGISTDKFHARGPVGIEGLTSLKYVVLGQGEVRS, from the coding sequence ATGAACGCGTTCAACGTCAGCGAGCACATGCAGACCCTCGGCCTGCAGGCAAAAACCGCCGCATTCCTCATGGCCCGTGCGGATGCAGCTACCAAAAACAGAGCATTGAAGGCGCTGGCCAAGCGCCTGCGCGAAGCCGGCCCTGGCTTGGCCGAGGCCAACCAGAAGGATCTGGCGCGCGCCACGGCCGCCGGGCTTTCGGCGCCGATGGTCGACCGCCTCAAGCTCACGCCCAAGGTCATCGAGACCGTGGCCCTGGGCTGCGAGCAACTCGCCGGCATGGCCGACGTGATCGGCGAGATCATCGGCATGAAGCAGCAGCCCAGCGGCATCCGCGTGGGCCAGATGCGCGTGCCGATCGGCGTCTTCGGCATGATCTACGAGAGCCGCCCCAACGTGACCATCGAGGCCGCGAGCCTGGCCATCAAGAGCGGCAACGCCGCGATCCTGCGCGGCGGCTCGGAGGCGATCGAGTCGAACAAGGCGCTGGCGCTGCTGGTGTCCGGCGCGCTGGCCGAGGCCGGCCTGCCGGTCGATGCGGTGCAGCTGGTGCAGACCACCGACCGCGAAGCCGTGGGCCAGCTCATCGCGATGCCCGAGTTCGTGGACGTGATCATCCCGCGCGGCGGCAAGGGCCTGATCGAGCGCATCAGCCGCGATGCCAAGGTGCCGGTCATCAAGCACCTGGACGGCAACTGCCACGTCTATGTGGACGACACGGCCGAGTTCGAAATGGCGCTGCGCATCGTCGACAACGCCAAGACGCAGAAATACAGCCCCTGCAATGCGGCCGAAGGCCTGCTGGTGTCGGCCGCGGTGGCGGAAGACTTCCTGCCCCGCATCGCCGCGATCTTCGCGGCCAAGGGCGTGGAAATGCGCTGCGACCCGGCGGCGGCCCGGATCCTGCGCGCGGATGAAACCCTCGGTTCCGGCGCAAGGGTCGTCGATGCGGTCGAGTCCGACTGGTCCGAGGAATACCTTGCCGCCGTGATCAGCATCAAGGTGGTCGAAGGGGTCGACGAGGCCATTGCGCACATCAACCGCTATTCGAGCCACCACACCGACGCCATCGTCACGCGCGACCATGTGCATGCGCAGCGTTTCCTGCGCGAGGTCGATTCGGCCAGCGTCATGGTCAATGCGAGCACCCGCTTCGCGGACGGTTTCGAGTTTGGCCTGGGGGCGGAAATCGGCATCAGCACTGACAAGTTCCATGCGCGCGGGCCGGTCGGCATCGAAGGGCTGACCTCGCTCAAGTACGTGGTGCTGGGGCAGGGCGAAGTGCGCAGCTGA
- a CDS encoding polysaccharide deacetylase family protein, producing the protein MTQRWPGRLPTHGRFDYSPITRRPDYAWPNGARLAVYLGFNIEHFAFGDGLGAGIAPASPQPDVLNHGWREYGNRVGAWRCLELFDALALPAGALINTALYDHCPELVQACVARGDELIGHGHSNAERQGAWDEAQERELLSRCRERMQRESGRAPAGWLSPWISESAVTPDLLAETGYGYTLNWCHDDQPVRMRTRGGGSIWSVPYPQELNDIPMIVGRLMDARDFSAMVVDNFDEMLDQSRAQPLVMGLALHPYIVGQPYRLRHLRTALAHLARARDRGEIWFTTPGAIASHMQRLAADRPADFA; encoded by the coding sequence ATGACGCAACGCTGGCCCGGACGGCTTCCCACCCACGGCCGCTTCGACTACAGCCCCATCACGCGGCGGCCCGACTACGCGTGGCCGAACGGCGCACGGCTGGCCGTGTACCTCGGCTTCAACATCGAGCATTTCGCATTCGGCGACGGCCTGGGCGCAGGCATCGCCCCGGCCTCGCCGCAGCCCGACGTGCTGAACCACGGCTGGCGCGAATACGGCAACCGGGTGGGTGCCTGGCGCTGCCTCGAACTGTTCGATGCGCTGGCGCTGCCGGCCGGCGCGCTCATCAATACAGCGCTCTACGACCATTGCCCGGAACTGGTGCAAGCCTGCGTGGCGCGCGGCGACGAGCTGATCGGCCACGGCCACAGCAATGCGGAGCGCCAGGGCGCATGGGACGAAGCGCAGGAGCGCGAATTGCTGTCGCGCTGCCGCGAGCGCATGCAGCGGGAAAGCGGCCGGGCGCCCGCCGGATGGTTGTCGCCGTGGATCTCGGAAAGCGCGGTCACGCCCGACCTGCTGGCCGAGACCGGCTATGGCTACACGCTCAACTGGTGCCACGACGACCAGCCGGTGCGCATGCGCACGCGCGGCGGCGGCTCGATCTGGTCGGTGCCGTATCCGCAGGAGCTCAACGACATTCCGATGATCGTGGGCCGCCTGATGGACGCCAGGGACTTCAGCGCGATGGTGGTCGACAACTTCGACGAGATGCTCGACCAGTCGCGCGCGCAGCCGCTGGTGATGGGCCTCGCGCTGCATCCCTACATTGTTGGGCAGCCTTATCGGCTGCGCCACCTGCGCACCGCGCTGGCGCACCTGGCGCGGGCCCGCGACCGTGGCGAGATCTGGTTCACCACGCCAGGCGCGATCGCCTCGCACATGCAGCGACTCGCCGCCGATCGCCCTGCGGACTTCGCATGA
- the gshA gene encoding glutamate--cysteine ligase yields the protein MVPHLVTALTGPINELEQRVLDSTPAIERWFRLEWMEHTPPFYSAVDIRNAGFKLAPVDTNLFPGGWNNLTKEMLPLAVQAAQAAIEKICPEARNLLVIPENHSKNTFYLANVAQLVRIFHMAGLNVRVGSIDPAIKSPKKIELPNGETVCLEPVVRSKRRLGLKNFDPCTILLNNELSAGTPGILEDLHEQYLLPPLHAGWSVRRKSNHLHSYEELSKRFGKLLGIDPWLINPIYARADGVDFAEGRGIDVLTSHVDAVLTKVRRKYKEYGINEKPFVVVKGHVGGDGPGVITVRDAKEVEGLVGKPRSAPAGKAGAAAREQLREPGEVIVQEGVLTNERVHNGVAEPVVYMMDRYVVGGFYRVHAERNPDENLKLPGASFVPLAFSESAHLPQPGAKPGASAPNRFYMYGVVGRLAMVAASYEMEATDPDAEIYE from the coding sequence ATGGTTCCGCATCTCGTCACCGCCCTGACCGGCCCGATCAACGAACTGGAACAGCGCGTACTCGACTCCACGCCCGCCATCGAGCGCTGGTTCCGGCTCGAATGGATGGAGCACACGCCGCCGTTCTACAGCGCGGTCGACATCCGCAATGCGGGCTTCAAGCTGGCGCCGGTCGACACCAATCTCTTTCCCGGCGGCTGGAACAATCTCACCAAGGAGATGCTGCCGCTGGCGGTGCAGGCCGCGCAGGCCGCCATCGAGAAGATCTGTCCGGAAGCGCGCAACCTGCTCGTCATTCCCGAGAACCACTCGAAGAACACCTTCTATCTTGCCAACGTCGCCCAGCTGGTGCGCATCTTCCACATGGCGGGACTCAACGTGCGCGTGGGGTCGATCGACCCGGCCATCAAGTCGCCCAAGAAGATCGAGCTGCCCAACGGCGAAACCGTGTGCCTGGAGCCGGTGGTGCGCAGCAAGCGCCGCCTCGGGCTCAAGAACTTCGATCCCTGCACCATCCTGCTCAACAACGAGCTGTCGGCCGGCACGCCGGGCATCCTGGAAGACCTGCACGAGCAATACCTGCTGCCGCCGCTGCACGCGGGCTGGTCGGTGCGGCGCAAGAGCAATCACCTGCACAGCTACGAAGAACTCTCCAAGCGCTTTGGCAAGCTGCTGGGCATCGACCCGTGGCTCATCAATCCGATCTATGCGCGCGCCGACGGCGTCGACTTTGCCGAAGGCCGCGGCATCGACGTGCTGACCAGCCATGTGGACGCGGTGCTGACCAAGGTGCGCCGCAAGTACAAGGAATACGGCATCAACGAAAAGCCCTTCGTCGTCGTCAAGGGCCATGTCGGCGGCGACGGCCCCGGCGTGATCACCGTGCGCGATGCGAAGGAAGTCGAGGGCCTGGTCGGCAAGCCGCGCAGTGCCCCGGCAGGCAAGGCGGGCGCGGCCGCCAGGGAACAACTGCGCGAGCCCGGCGAGGTGATCGTGCAGGAAGGCGTGCTGACCAACGAGCGCGTGCACAACGGCGTGGCCGAGCCGGTGGTCTACATGATGGACCGCTACGTGGTGGGCGGCTTCTACCGCGTGCATGCCGAGCGCAACCCCGACGAGAACCTCAAGCTTCCGGGTGCGAGCTTTGTGCCGCTGGCCTTCTCTGAAAGCGCGCATTTGCCGCAGCCCGGCGCCAAGCCCGGCGCGAGCGCCCCCAACCGCTTCTACATGTATGGCGTGGTGGGACGCCTGGCCATGGTGGCCGCGAGCTACGAAATGGAAGCCACCGATCCGGACGCCGAAATCTACGAATGA
- a CDS encoding class II glutamine amidotransferase has protein sequence MCQLLGMNCNTPTDVAFSFTGFAQRGGRTDHHADGWGIAFFEDRGLRHFVDHMPASESPVAELIRRYPIQSRNVIAHIRKATQGAVNLQNCHPFVRELWGRYWVFAHNGDLKDFRPRLHGNFHPVGSTDSEHAFCWIMQELAKSHAGVPSIEELTLTLRELAPQLAGHGTFNFMLSNGQALWAHASTHLWYVERRHPFVTAQLSDEDLEIDFAQHTTPNDRVAVVVTAPLTTNESWTAFAPGELRVFVDGELAAF, from the coding sequence ATGTGCCAACTGCTTGGAATGAACTGCAACACGCCCACGGACGTGGCCTTCAGCTTTACCGGCTTCGCGCAGCGCGGCGGCCGCACCGACCATCATGCCGACGGCTGGGGCATTGCGTTCTTCGAGGACCGCGGGCTGCGCCACTTCGTGGACCACATGCCCGCGAGCGAATCGCCGGTGGCCGAGCTGATCCGGCGCTACCCGATCCAGAGCCGCAACGTCATTGCCCACATCCGCAAGGCGACCCAGGGCGCCGTCAACCTGCAGAACTGCCACCCCTTCGTGCGCGAGCTCTGGGGCCGCTACTGGGTGTTCGCCCACAACGGCGACCTGAAAGACTTTCGGCCGCGCCTGCACGGCAACTTCCACCCGGTGGGCAGCACCGACAGCGAGCACGCCTTCTGCTGGATCATGCAGGAGCTGGCCAAGTCGCATGCGGGCGTGCCGAGCATCGAGGAGCTCACGCTCACGCTGCGCGAACTGGCGCCGCAGCTCGCGGGCCACGGCACCTTCAACTTCATGCTGTCGAACGGGCAGGCGCTCTGGGCCCATGCCTCGACCCACCTCTGGTACGTGGAGCGGCGCCATCCCTTCGTGACCGCGCAGCTGTCGGACGAAGACCTGGAGATCGACTTCGCTCAGCACACCACGCCGAACGACCGCGTGGCGGTGGTCGTGACCGCGCCGCTCACCACCAACGAAAGCTGGACGGCTTTCGCGCCTGGCGAATTGCGCGTGTTCGTGGACGGCGAGCTGGCGGCGTTCTGA
- the holA gene encoding DNA polymerase III subunit delta — MQLASAQLGSHLQKGLKPLYTIHGDEPLLAQEAADAIRAAARLQGYTERSSYTAAGAHFDWSAVLAAGGSLSLFADKQIVEIRIPSGKPGKDGSTALQQLAEGAPGNDSTLTLVMLPRLDKATRTGAWFSALENNGVSLQVDPIERAALPQWIAQRLGLQGQRVMPGDEGQRTLQFFADRVEGNLLAAHQEIQKLALLHPAGELSWEQVEGAVNNVARYDVFKLSEAVLAGNPQRVARMLDGLQAEGEAEVLVHYTIAEDIRALKRVKDAMAAGRPLPMALRENRIWGPRERAFERVLPRLDDRMLARLLRAAHVVDGICKGLKQPDWPASSWQALQRLALMLCRACSSAALAPSPSGRG; from the coding sequence ATGCAACTTGCCAGCGCCCAACTGGGCTCCCATCTGCAGAAGGGGCTGAAGCCTCTCTACACGATCCACGGCGACGAGCCGCTGCTCGCGCAGGAGGCGGCGGACGCCATCCGCGCCGCGGCGCGCCTGCAAGGCTATACGGAGCGCAGCTCGTACACCGCGGCCGGCGCGCACTTCGACTGGAGCGCGGTGCTTGCGGCGGGCGGCTCGCTCTCGCTGTTTGCCGACAAGCAGATCGTCGAGATCCGCATTCCCTCGGGCAAGCCCGGCAAGGACGGCAGCACGGCGCTGCAGCAGCTGGCCGAGGGCGCGCCCGGCAACGACAGCACGCTCACGCTGGTGATGCTGCCGCGGCTGGACAAGGCCACGCGCACCGGCGCCTGGTTCTCGGCGCTCGAGAACAACGGCGTGAGCCTGCAGGTCGATCCGATCGAACGCGCCGCGCTGCCGCAGTGGATTGCGCAGCGCCTCGGGCTCCAGGGCCAGCGCGTGATGCCCGGCGACGAAGGCCAGCGCACGCTGCAGTTCTTTGCCGACCGCGTCGAAGGCAACCTGCTCGCCGCGCATCAGGAAATCCAGAAGCTCGCCCTGCTGCATCCGGCGGGCGAGCTGAGCTGGGAGCAGGTCGAAGGCGCCGTCAACAACGTGGCGCGCTACGACGTCTTCAAGCTCTCCGAGGCCGTGCTGGCCGGCAACCCGCAGCGCGTGGCGCGCATGCTCGACGGCCTGCAGGCCGAGGGCGAGGCCGAGGTGCTGGTGCACTACACGATCGCCGAGGACATTCGCGCCCTCAAGCGCGTGAAGGACGCCATGGCCGCGGGCCGGCCGCTGCCCATGGCGCTGCGCGAGAACCGCATCTGGGGCCCGCGCGAGCGCGCCTTCGAACGCGTGCTGCCCCGGCTCGACGACCGCATGCTGGCCCGGCTGCTGCGCGCGGCCCATGTGGTGGACGGCATCTGCAAGGGCCTGAAGCAGCCCGACTGGCCCGCCAGCAGTTGGCAGGCCCTGCAGCGCCTGGCGCTGATGCTGTGCCGCGCCTGCAGCAGCGCTGCGCTTGCTCCCTCTCCCTCCGGGAGAGGGTAG
- a CDS encoding ABC transporter substrate-binding protein — MQRRSFVAGTAVFAAGLAHLSSAQAAEAGVSDSEIVLGSSAVLSGPLGSQIKVVHNGAGLAFDAINEQGGVGGRKIKLVALDDELKPEKALENYGKLLSDHRVFAFFGCVGSGTTSAAAKLLQQSGAPSVGGYGVGDSARERVAGSAYFVRASNAREAQALVEHLATIGVNKIAIAHLDNPGGVEAVKLIEAAMATRKLAPSAVVAVKGDGSTSAAAGKTLADSQPQAVLMYLAGTVTGEVIKAMYAAGSKPMFYGMSVVSGEVTARVVPLQAGGLAISQVTPYPWGEVEVVTRDYRRLADRAQVPVGYGSFEGYLNALVMIEAIKRTGRDLTRARLHATLRALKLRLAGMDIDFSTGSTTGSQFIEMVRVTPEGRFVR, encoded by the coding sequence ATGCAACGCAGAAGTTTTGTCGCCGGAACGGCGGTTTTCGCAGCGGGCCTGGCCCATCTCTCCTCCGCGCAAGCCGCCGAGGCCGGGGTGAGCGACAGCGAGATCGTGCTCGGCAGCTCGGCCGTGCTGAGCGGCCCGCTCGGCTCGCAGATCAAGGTCGTGCACAACGGCGCCGGCCTGGCCTTCGATGCCATCAATGAACAGGGCGGCGTGGGCGGCCGCAAGATCAAGCTGGTGGCGCTGGACGACGAGCTCAAGCCCGAGAAGGCGCTCGAGAACTACGGCAAGCTGCTGAGCGACCACCGCGTGTTCGCATTCTTCGGCTGCGTGGGCTCGGGCACCACGTCCGCTGCGGCCAAGCTGCTGCAGCAAAGCGGCGCGCCCAGCGTCGGCGGCTACGGCGTGGGCGACAGCGCGCGCGAACGCGTGGCGGGCTCGGCCTACTTCGTGCGCGCCAGCAATGCGCGCGAGGCGCAGGCGCTGGTCGAGCACCTGGCCACCATCGGCGTGAACAAGATCGCGATCGCCCACCTGGACAACCCCGGCGGCGTCGAGGCGGTGAAGCTGATCGAGGCGGCCATGGCCACCCGCAAGCTGGCGCCGAGCGCGGTGGTCGCGGTGAAGGGGGACGGCTCGACCTCCGCCGCCGCCGGCAAGACACTCGCCGACAGCCAGCCCCAGGCCGTTCTGATGTACCTGGCCGGCACCGTGACCGGCGAGGTGATCAAGGCCATGTACGCCGCCGGCAGCAAGCCGATGTTCTATGGCATGTCGGTGGTCTCGGGCGAAGTCACGGCCAGGGTGGTTCCGCTGCAGGCGGGCGGGCTGGCCATCTCGCAGGTCACGCCCTACCCCTGGGGCGAGGTGGAAGTCGTCACGCGCGACTATCGCCGGCTGGCCGATCGCGCGCAGGTGCCGGTGGGCTACGGCAGCTTCGAGGGCTACCTGAACGCGCTGGTGATGATCGAGGCGATCAAGCGCACCGGGCGCGACCTGACGCGCGCGCGCCTGCACGCGACGCTGCGCGCACTCAAGCTGCGCCTGGCCGGCATGGACATCGATTTCTCGACCGGCAGCACCACCGGCTCGCAGTTCATCGAAATGGTGCGCGTGACGCCCGAAGGCCGCTTCGTGCGCTGA
- the gshB gene encoding glutathione synthase gives MKNILFVADPLDHFKIYKDTTFSMMREAQRRGHRIAACLPEDLQWVSGGLVTANVQQITLTGDSKAWYREDIRESKALKEFDAVLMRKDPPFDAEYIYATHLLEQAEREGARVVNKPRALRDHPEKLAIMEFPQFTTPTLVTRSAQAVRDFHAEHGDIILKPLDGMGGMGIFRVRQDALNLGSIVETLNKNGAETIMVQRFVPDIVQGDKRILIIAGEPAPFVLARIPQGSEVRGNLAAGGKGVAQPLTARNREIAEAIGRALAPRGLLLIGLDVIGDSVTEINVTSPTCFQEITEQTGFDVPAMFIDALEAHLAGA, from the coding sequence ATGAAAAACATCCTCTTCGTCGCCGACCCGCTCGATCACTTCAAGATCTACAAGGACACCACCTTCTCGATGATGCGCGAGGCCCAGCGCCGCGGCCACCGCATCGCGGCCTGCCTGCCGGAAGACCTGCAGTGGGTGTCGGGCGGCCTGGTCACGGCCAACGTGCAGCAGATCACGCTCACCGGAGACAGCAAGGCCTGGTACCGCGAGGACATCCGCGAATCGAAGGCGCTGAAGGAATTCGACGCGGTGCTCATGCGCAAGGACCCGCCCTTCGACGCCGAGTACATCTACGCCACCCACCTGCTCGAGCAGGCCGAGCGCGAAGGCGCGCGCGTGGTGAACAAGCCGCGCGCGCTGCGCGACCATCCCGAGAAGCTCGCGATCATGGAGTTTCCGCAGTTCACCACGCCCACGCTGGTCACGCGCAGCGCGCAGGCCGTGCGCGACTTCCATGCCGAGCACGGCGACATCATCCTCAAGCCGCTCGACGGCATGGGCGGCATGGGCATCTTCCGCGTGAGGCAGGATGCGCTGAACCTCGGCTCCATCGTCGAGACGCTCAACAAGAACGGCGCCGAGACCATCATGGTGCAGCGCTTCGTGCCTGACATCGTGCAGGGCGACAAGCGCATTCTGATCATCGCGGGCGAGCCGGCGCCGTTCGTGCTGGCGCGCATTCCGCAGGGCTCCGAAGTGCGCGGCAACCTTGCGGCCGGCGGCAAGGGCGTGGCGCAGCCGCTCACCGCGCGCAACCGCGAGATCGCCGAGGCCATTGGCCGCGCCCTCGCGCCGCGCGGCCTGCTCCTGATCGGGCTCGACGTGATCGGCGACTCCGTGACCGAGATCAACGTGACCAGCCCGACCTGCTTCCAGGAGATCACCGAACAGACCGGCTTCGACGTGCCGGCGATGTTCATCGACGCGCTGGAAGCGCACCTGGCCGGCGCCTGA
- a CDS encoding potassium transporter Kup, which yields MSPPKSSSAAALIIGTIGVVYGDIGTSVLYAVKEVFGHGHLPFTVDNVYGILSMFFWTLTVIVSIKYVVLVLRADNEGEGGLVAMLALASRAVADKPRLRHVLLLVGIFGTSLFYGDGVITPAISVLSAVEGLEVVSPHFKHYVLPVTLVVLFGLFVVQKRGTAGIGKFFGPITLAWFLAIAVLGVSQIVHHPEILKSLNPWFALKFMWENPGTSFILLGATVLCVTGAEALYADLGHFGKRPIRVAWFTVVMPALTLNYFGQGALLLENPEAVKNPFFMMAPEWALVPLVLLATAATVIASQALITGAFSVTRQVIQLGYLPRLNIEHTSVRAAGQIYIPLVNWGLFVAIVLAVVMFRSSSSLAAAYGIAVTTDMLITTVLTFFVIRYAWKLPLVLCIASTAVFFVVDFLFFASNLLKLFEGGWFPLVIGGAVFTLMITWKEGRRLMGEVQRADAIELKAFLDSVFESPPARVDGTAVFLTAEPGVVPNALLHNLKHNKVLHEQNLFVTVRNHEVPWIPMDKRIEIEALGHHCWQVIVHYGFKNDIDLPRALDNARLRGCQLEPMTTSYFLSRDVVIPTLGSGMAPWREKLFAQMHHNASGAAAFLGLPNNAVVELGSKIEI from the coding sequence GTGTCACCTCCCAAATCCTCTTCCGCCGCCGCTTTGATCATCGGCACCATCGGTGTCGTCTATGGCGACATCGGCACCAGCGTGCTGTATGCAGTCAAGGAAGTGTTCGGCCACGGCCACCTGCCGTTCACTGTCGACAACGTCTACGGCATCCTTTCGATGTTCTTCTGGACGCTCACCGTCATCGTGTCGATCAAGTACGTGGTGCTGGTGCTGCGGGCCGACAACGAAGGCGAGGGCGGCCTGGTCGCCATGCTGGCGCTGGCTTCGCGTGCGGTGGCCGACAAGCCCAGGTTGCGCCATGTGCTGCTGCTGGTGGGCATCTTCGGCACTTCGCTCTTCTATGGCGACGGCGTCATCACGCCGGCCATTTCGGTGCTGTCCGCGGTCGAAGGCCTCGAAGTGGTGTCGCCCCACTTCAAGCACTATGTGCTGCCGGTCACGCTGGTGGTGCTGTTCGGCCTCTTCGTGGTGCAAAAGCGCGGCACGGCGGGCATCGGCAAGTTCTTCGGACCCATCACGCTGGCGTGGTTCCTGGCGATTGCGGTGCTCGGCGTGTCGCAGATCGTTCACCACCCCGAAATCCTCAAGTCGCTGAACCCCTGGTTCGCGCTGAAGTTCATGTGGGAGAACCCGGGCACCAGCTTCATCCTGCTGGGTGCCACGGTGCTGTGCGTGACGGGCGCCGAGGCGCTCTACGCCGACCTGGGCCACTTCGGCAAGCGGCCGATCCGCGTGGCCTGGTTCACGGTTGTCATGCCGGCGCTCACGCTCAACTATTTCGGCCAGGGCGCGCTGCTGCTCGAGAACCCCGAGGCCGTGAAGAACCCCTTCTTCATGATGGCGCCCGAATGGGCGCTGGTTCCGCTGGTGCTGCTGGCCACGGCGGCCACGGTCATCGCATCGCAGGCGCTCATCACCGGCGCCTTCAGCGTCACGCGCCAGGTCATCCAGCTGGGCTACCTGCCGCGCCTGAACATCGAGCACACGAGCGTGCGTGCGGCGGGGCAGATCTACATTCCGCTGGTCAACTGGGGGCTGTTCGTGGCCATCGTGCTGGCGGTGGTCATGTTCCGTTCGTCGAGCAGCCTGGCCGCGGCCTACGGCATCGCGGTGACCACCGACATGCTCATCACCACGGTGCTGACCTTCTTCGTGATCCGCTACGCCTGGAAGTTGCCGCTGGTGCTGTGCATTGCGTCGACCGCGGTCTTCTTCGTGGTCGACTTCCTGTTCTTCGCTTCGAACCTGCTCAAGCTTTTCGAGGGCGGCTGGTTCCCGCTGGTGATCGGCGGCGCCGTGTTCACCCTGATGATCACCTGGAAGGAAGGCCGCCGCCTGATGGGCGAGGTGCAGCGCGCCGACGCGATCGAGCTCAAGGCCTTTCTCGATTCGGTGTTCGAAAGCCCGCCCGCGCGCGTGGACGGCACTGCGGTGTTCCTCACCGCCGAACCCGGCGTGGTGCCCAACGCGCTGCTGCACAACCTGAAGCACAACAAGGTGCTGCACGAGCAGAACCTGTTCGTGACGGTGCGCAACCACGAAGTGCCCTGGATACCGATGGACAAGCGCATCGAGATCGAGGCGCTCGGCCACCATTGCTGGCAGGTCATCGTGCACTACGGCTTCAAGAACGACATCGATCTGCCGCGCGCGCTCGACAACGCGCGCCTGCGCGGCTGCCAGCTCGAGCCCATGACGACGAGCTACTTCCTCTCGCGCGACGTCGTCATTCCCACGCTGGGCAGCGGCATGGCGCCATGGCGCGAGAAGCTGTTCGCGCAGATGCACCACAACGCGAGCGGGGCTGCGGCGTTCCTGGGGCTGCCGAACAACGCGGTGGTGGAGCTGGGCTCCAAGATCGAGATCTGA